From one Dermacentor variabilis isolate Ectoservices chromosome 3, ASM5094787v1, whole genome shotgun sequence genomic stretch:
- the LOC142574268 gene encoding monocarboxylate transporter 14-like, whose protein sequence is MIGTSIYTVSYFDQYRGIASGIRFTGASLTGIIGPSLLAQLAKTYHFQGCLLITGGLMLNLIPLLMMLRNPRPVACSKCWRCGTSQHTKKSASVAVCPTTTTAAHSMQPPTASVHVAPKGDLTCGKYNEEAEADTTPNKAKHNSFHRPTRKPPGMPIQLPKVSERREGPNAGIATQTLTVLTTPSFYIIMIAVVTVDFTLPLLGTTIVDYALDKELTPDESWRLVTFLFIGAMFGHLVIPLLSDKLARGRSLIAALSFTLLSFSFILMPQVGSFAAVGAVTVLGGVQQGYLYSLKPVLVADYLGVGSVAVSWGLMGLASLPLTICEPMIVGAFRDNGGSYDQLYRLCSVVSLLAASLLVLQSCLDARKRSAKFETAPLPSAAVCTDIDGKTSHSPR, encoded by the exons atgattgggacatccatttacACCGTGTCATACTTCGACCAGTACAGGGGTATCGCTTCCGGCATCAGGTTCACTGGAGCTTCTTTGACTGGCATCATCGGCCCTTCATTGCTCGCGCAACTAGCAAAGACGTACCATTTCCAGGGTTGCCTGCTCATCACAGGAGGCCTCATGCTGAATCTGATACCCTTGTTGATGATGCTGCGGAACCCGCGACCAGTTGCTTGTTCTAAATGCTGGCGCTGTGGCACGTCgcagcacacaaagaagagtgCGAGCGTGGCCGTGTGCCCAACTACGACGACGGCAGCGCACAGCATGCAGCCTCCCACTGCCTCTGTCCACGTGGCGCCAAAAGGGGATCTAACATGCGGAAAATATAATGAAGAAGCAGAGGCAGACACAACTCCCAATAAAGCAAAACATAATTCATTTCATAGACCTACGCGAAAACCGCCAGGAATGCCAATTCAGCTGCCGAAAGTTTCCGAACGGCGCGAAGGTCCCAACGCTGGAATCGCGACTCAAACCCTAACCGTGCTTACAACGCCTTCCTTCTACATCATCATGATCGCCGTCGTGACCGTGGATTTCACACTTCCGTTGCTAGGCACGACCATCGTCGACTACGCTCTCGACAAAGAACTAACTCCGGACGAATCTTGGAGGCTCGTCACTTTTCTGTTCATTGGTGCCATGTTCGGGCATCTCGTCATCCCACTATTGTCCGACAAGCTGGCCCGCGGACGGTCCCTCATCGCGGCCCTCAGCTTCACTCTGCTGTCGTTTTCTTTCATCCTGATGCCGCAAGTTGGTAGTTTCGCGGCTGTTGGAGCGGTCACTGTCCTGGGAGGTGTCCAGCAAGGCTACCTTTACTCGCTCAAACCGGTACTCGTGGCCGACTACCTAGGTGTTGGCAGCGTCGCTGTTTCCTGGGGTCTCATGGGGCTGGCCTCTTTGCCGCTCACTATATGCGAACCTATGATTGTGG GTGCATTTCGCGACAACGGTGGCTCGTACGACCAGCTCTACCGCTTGTGCAGTGTGGTAAGCCTCCTTGCAGCGTCCCTGTTGGTCCTGCAGTCCTGCCTCGACGCCAGGAAGCGGAGTGCGAAGTTTGAGACGGCGCCACTTCCATCCGCAGCAGTCTGCACTGACATCGATGGCAAGACGTCGCACTCCCCAAGGTGA